TGTCCAAACGTGTCATTGATTTTGGCAAAGCCGATAAAGTCCAGCTGAATAAGGGCCGTCTTTTTGTCGTCTAACGCTGCGCGTTCGAGGGCGTCTGCAAGATCTGCAAAGTATTTCGTGCGGTTGCCGCCTGTTGTAACCGGATCGACATAAGCCAGCTTATGGAGCCGTTCCTGAAGCTCGGTCACTCTGGCCAATCCATGCGCGAGGTCGCCGATCTCGTCCGGACGGTCCGCGCAAGGGAATGAAGCTTGAGGTTCACCCGAGGCTAGTCTGTGGGCGGCCGCTGCGAGACGGCGCAAAGGCAGCATTTGTTGGCGCAACAAGATCCCGCCCACCAGCATAACGGCAAAGAGTACCAATGCAGCCGCTGTGAAAAGGCGCGCGCTGAGCCGGTTTTGCGCCACCGTCAGATCGTCGGCCCAGCCGACATCGACAGCCGCTGCTCCCTTCAGGGCGCTTTCGCGGTCGACGATCGGCATCAAATAGGCAAGGCGCAGACGTCCTTGAACAGGGACGTTCCCAATGAATGGAACGCCGTTAACGAGGTTTGAATACGCGGGGTGTCCGGGTTTGATAGAGAACGGTGGTGGCATGCTGCCATCCGGCTTGCGGAAAGTCGTTGCAATCCGGTCGAACAAACCAGTCTTTTCTGAATAGCTGAAGATATTGGCCGCGCCCTGATTGCTCTTGCCGATCGCCAGTACGAGCTCATCAAACAAGTCATTTGGGTGAAGTTCTGAGGAGCCTTCGTAAAGCGCGGTCAAGGTCAAGACTTGCGGCTTGCCGTCCTCGTCGCTGACGGGGTCGACTGCGCGGTCCGTGCCGTAACGGATCACTGCCGCTGCGGTCTTGGCCGCGCGGTCAATGCGAATGGTCGAATTTTCTTTAGTCGTCCTTGCAATTTCAAAATAGCTGATACCGGAAACAAGGCCGATGCTGAGTAAGACAGCGACACCAAGTATCAGACTGATCCGGACCACCAACGAGTGAATTCCAAAGCTTGTAATGGCGGCTATCCTTGTCAAATTCGCGCAGTGCGAGCCCACGACACAGATACCCTCGAAGGTTACCGGGCAATTGCTACAGAAATCTGAATCAATTGGTCCAATTTTAAACTAAGCATTGTAGGTATCAGAGAACCCTAGTGAATTACGTGATGTGATCCCGACGTAGGAGAGAACATCCGGGGGAAGTGAGCTGCAAAGCATTGGAAATCGTCCGGAAAAACGTTAGGACGTTGAATTGTGTGTCTCTGCGGAGCGCGCGCGATATGGGCATTGGGGTGCGTTCCGCTTGATTTCACTCAGACCAGTTTTGAACGTTCTTGGGTTTTTGTATGTAGGTCTTGCGACCGCCATGCTCGTCCCAGCGATCATCGACGTCGCGCAGAAGAATGCCGATTGGCAAGCGTTCGTCTTTTCTGCCTTGCTGACCGGTATGTTCGGCATGCTGTTGTCGCTGTCCATGGGCGGATCGCTTAAGGAAGGTCTCGACACACGGCAGACCTTCATTTTGACGACGCTTGCCTGGGCAACACTACCGGCATTTGGAGCGTTGCCCTTCCTTTGGCTCGGGATCGGCTATGCAGACGCCGTGTTTGAGGCAGTCTCAGGATTTACCACGACTGGCTCCACTGTTTTGACTGGCCTGGATGGTTTGCCGCCAGGGTTGCTCGTCTGGCGGTCGATCATGCAATGGATGGGCGGCGTTGGCATTATCGTTATGGCCATCGTGTTGCTGCCGTTCCTGCGCATTGGCGGGATGCAACTCTTTCAAAGTGAGAGCTCTGACCGGTCAGAAAAGATCGTCAGCCGGTCCGTGGAGCTTATCCGGCTGTTGGGGCTCGCCTACCTGTTTCTAACCGTTCTGTGTATCGCCGCGTATCTGGCAACAGGCATGGGGCTCTTCGATGCCTTCAACCACGCTCTGACGACGATCGCGACGGGGGGGTACTCGACCCACGACCTGTCGTTCGGGTATTTCCAGAACCATTCGTCTGCCTGGGTCGCCATCGTCTTCATGATCATTGGCGCGATGCCGTTTGTGCTGATCATTCAGGCGCTCCGGGGGCAACCGCTTCTTTTGTGGCGGGATCCGCAGGTCCGCGTGCTGCTCGGATTTCTCGCGATCGTTTCCCTGGCCCTCACGGTTCATCTTGGCGTCAAGATGGACTTTGATTTCGACGAGGCCCTGGTCAAGGCAACCTTCACGGTGGTTTCCATTGTGACCGGAACCGGCTACGCACTGGGCGATTTCGAACAATGGGGTGCTCCG
This window of the Roseibium alexandrii DFL-11 genome carries:
- a CDS encoding TrkH family potassium uptake protein → MNVLGFLYVGLATAMLVPAIIDVAQKNADWQAFVFSALLTGMFGMLLSLSMGGSLKEGLDTRQTFILTTLAWATLPAFGALPFLWLGIGYADAVFEAVSGFTTTGSTVLTGLDGLPPGLLVWRSIMQWMGGVGIIVMAIVLLPFLRIGGMQLFQSESSDRSEKIVSRSVELIRLLGLAYLFLTVLCIAAYLATGMGLFDAFNHALTTIATGGYSTHDLSFGYFQNHSSAWVAIVFMIIGAMPFVLIIQALRGQPLLLWRDPQVRVLLGFLAIVSLALTVHLGVKMDFDFDEALVKATFTVVSIVTGTGYALGDFEQWGAPVVGTCFLLMFVGGCTGSTTGGIKIFRFLVFFGTVRAHLRRMVRPHRIMSEEYAGTRLTPELSFSVLAFLVVYLGSVGVITVALSFFDLDLVTAISAAATSVGNVGPGLGPMIGPAGHFAPLPDGAKWLLSFAMLVGRLELFTVLVLLDPDFWSK